The DNA segment GGCTGGCCAAGCGTAACCACAGAGAAACATGGATAATGAACAACAGCCAGGACCACCTCTGCATGTGTGCCATGCAGGCAGCACATAACTGGTTTCATCTGAGGTCATCCTTGCTTGCAGTTTCCTCCACCACCCCGAGCAGTTAACTGAAAATCTGAAGACAACGCTTGGATTGAAACATCtctgaaatatttgaaatgacaATATCACTTGAGAAGGTTCATGATGAACTCAGTAGCATCCTTCAATACAGTAATTTGAATGTATTGATTCATCTGTTaaacacttattgagcacctCCTGTGTGCCTGACAGTCAAAACACAGAGATGAAGGCTGTGTTCGCCTCTTTGAGTTGGCCCTGCAGTCCCAAAGGTCACTGTGCCTGTCACAGCCCATGTGAACATCCTTACATTCAATCATCTTCCGCTGAAAAATCTGCTCCCTAAAGACTAACACGTAAAGTCAACATGCAATGAGGATGAATCTGTTGTCCTCTGTGATAGAACAGAACCAGACTGACCAACCTGCAACCAGGTAGCTAGTTGTTCCTCCTGGAGAATTGTTCCCTGTTTGGGTCTAAGGCATTTCTCTCTGCTGTTGGCAGATGAGGCAGCAGAGAGCAAGGTCAGCCTTGGTGAAGAGAAGTGTGTGTTGGCAGAAGCCACGAATAGCATCCTTATCACCATGGATACCTTTCTCTTGTCTGTGAAAAGGTacagggggttgggggaggatgCTGACTGAATCCACAGAGCGCATCAGTGTGTCCCTGGGTCCTGAGAGCCCCCTAGGCCATGGATGCCCTTGGATGAGTATTTACAGGAGAGTGTGGTGGGTGGGCAGCCTTGAATGGTGCTTCCCGCTGTCCCTGCCTCCGGGCATTCATATCCCTGTGCGATGCCCTCCCATTGAGCGTGGGCTGGACTCAAGGTCTTGCTTCCAGGAAATGAAATGTGGTCACATGCCACTGAGGTGACAAGAGACTGTCTGGCTCCTCCTGCCCTGACCATAAGGGTGACCTGTCGTGTGATGAGGGGCGGGTCATGGCTGCAGCCCAtgtgagggactaacacttctgGTCCCAGAAACTGACCCTTGCCCACAATCACTTTCCCTGGAGGTGGATCCTGTCCAGGAGACAGCAGCTCTGACACCTGGACTGCATCCTCAGCAGATGGTGAAGCAGGGAACCAGCTAAGTCATTACTTGGTTGTTATTTTAATTCACCAAGTTTTGGAGGGTCATTTGCTATAACAGATAGCAACACATAATTAATACAAACCCCGTTTGAGAGATCTGTCCACAGAGGTACATGGTCACCCCAAGCTTCTTTGTCACTAGTCTTCCAATCCTGTCCTTTCTGTATCCCTCACTGACCATTTAGCCAATCCATTAGCTACTATAATGAActgatgtgggcttcccaggtggtgctggtagtaaagaacccacctgccaatgcaggagacataagagacataggttcgatccttgagtcaggaagatcccctggagtagggcatggcaacccactgaagtattcatgtctggagaatcccatggatagaggaacctggtgggctacagtccataggatcagaaagagtctgacgtgactaaagtgacttagcacacacacaggaattgATATAGGTGGATATTTCCCGTTATCCATCACACCAGAGAAGGTAGACCAGTTTTCTTTCAAACAACATGAAAGATGGCTGAGATATCAGTTAGGATGAAATTGTGCTATAATTTCCTGAGACTACCATTTGATTGTCCTGTGTGTTATGGTCTCgtaacaaagaacaaaaaaggtCATTTCATCTTTAAGAGGATTACATCTATCAGAATCAGAACTCTTATTCTCTGCTGCTGTAAAGATGGATGTGATTTTGAGACCTTTTTCAAGTAATTTGTTTCTGAGGTATTGGGATTAACATCATCAACGGTTGATCTCTAATAGGCTACTTTCTCTGGTCCCATATTTCTGGAAGTTGGATGGGAAAGGATCCctcaaatctttattttctccttaGGGCTCTGTTCTAATCTCCAGGCTCACTTGTCTCTTGAAAACCACACCAAGAACTTCATCACACATTTAACAAATCCCAAATAGCCCCTTACCTCTGTCTCCCACATTCCACTTCCTTCATCTTCCAGGTCATTCTGGTCAAAGTTTATGTTTCTTTCTCCCTATCATTGGTCAGAGGTGCACCATCCTCCTAGTTtcctggaatgctgctgctgctaagtcgcttcagtcgtgtccgactctgtgcgaccccatagacagcagcccaccaggctcctctgtccctgggattctccaggcaagaacactggagtgggttgccatttccttctccaatgcatgaaagtgaaaagtgaaagtgaagtcgctcagttgtgtccgactcttagcgaccccatggactggagcctaccaggctcctccgtccatgggattttccaggcaagagtactggagtggggtgccatttcctggAATAGAATGTCAAAATTCTTCTCTCCTCAAGGTTCACTATGCAGTTTCATGTCTCATTCTGTTGTTCACGCTCTTTGACCAGGACTGTCCGTATCATCTTATCCTCATCGTATCCTTCAGAGATCAGCTGCAACGCCACCTCCTCAGTGGAGCCTACCCTGCTTTCCCCCGACTGGGAAGAACAATTCTTCTCATGGACTCCCACCAGACTTTGCCTCAATCCTACTTCACCTTTATTATGGCACTTTATTCTTTGCTGCATTTTCTAAGGTGTGTTCTGAAGAATGCTTATCTCTGGGAAGCATCCACATAAAGAAATGTTCTCAGGTAACCAGTCTATGGGATTCTGCCTACTGCAGTATGAACTGGCATTCCCGATTAACGTTGGTATACTCAGGATTCTGAGAGGACCTGCAGTAAGAAACGTCTTCAGCCTTCACCTCCTGTTCTACCATTTTTCACTTCGGATTTACGATTACCTTGCAGAACTCTTTTGCCTTGTTGATAGCTGCTTTCTCACCATCCTGTTTCTCGGTGTTCTACACATTGTCTTATGCATTAGGATTCCTCGGTGACTGTGGTATACGTCATGCATTTTCCACACCCTGAGGCAGACAAATCTCAGATAACATTTTGGTGATATTTTCTTCCAGCTGACTCTGTGAGAACTTGACCCCGGCCATCaggaagtaaaggaaataaattatttaactacCACCAGAAAGAGCTGACTGAGAAATTAGGACTGCTCGGAGCCACTATTagtgagagaagagaggaaggtgAATAAACGACATAGCAAGATTTTAAATGGAACAATTATAAACTCTTGGatgaaagaagacataaaaattttaagattcaTGATTTGAACTAAATATTAGAGCACTTGTTCCATTGGATAAAGTGCTGATGAGTCAGCCTGGTCAGAAAAGCACCCAGCCTCTCCTGGGTGAACACGCCAGCCTGGGATAATGCGTAATCGGCCATGAGTTGGCCAGTAAGTGCCTGGTCCCCGTAGGTATCATATTTCAGACTTCAACTCTACTGCTGTGTGAGTCTCTGTGCTATTGACCTGCCTTCCAGTATAATGATGAGGAATTATCCTCTTACTAACATCTTGAACCGGTGTGGTACATCTGTTACAATCAATGAACCGGTATCCATCAATTATTTTAATCAAAGTTCGTACTTTATAACAGAGTTCGTGCTTTGTCtgttcccccacccacccttcACAACTTGATGAACAAATTTGGCGACCACTTTGTTTTGATCAGTTTCCTTCTGTGAATCCCTCAGGAGTACAACGCGCAGAAATCAGAAAGTGCTGTCATCTGTTTAGTGTCATCAAAgcatttcatttttgaaacagtAATAACCAAGCATCTCCAGGAagctttatttcaaaaaaaacaaatgaacacagaAAAATGTTGCAACTTATTTTATTACTAGAAATGTCTTCTGGGGAACATCTGGGTAAACAAAGCAGCATTATACATACACTTCTGCCCTCAGGCTTGAGGCTGCCAGCACCTTCATCACCCATCTCTCAGTCATAATGATGCTTATGGCACATGGGGTTCCAATATGAAGACACATTAGGAGcaatttgtgtttattattttatcttcataaGTTGCAAAAGCAAACTGATACTAGAGTGCTCTTTGAGAAGAAAAGCATTTCCCTCTACTCCTTCTAGGTTCTTATGGCTGGTCCAGGAATTAAACTGTTGTGAGATGGACTGACAGGAGAAACTCAGATTTAATTATGTACACACAGGGCCCCAGTCCTGTGAGGCCCCAGGACAAGTTTGAGGGTTCCGTGGCATCTGAGGGTGGGGAGCAGGTGGGGACTTCAGCAAGGATGAGGCAGTTCACATGGAGACAGACAAGCAGGTGTTTGGTGAACAGATGTTTGTGGGGCTTGCAGGGACAATGGGACACAGAGCAGACTCTGGTCTCTAGGCCCCATccaactcccccacccccccaaagcCATGCTCTTTGTAGATCTCTGGGGATAGTGCCCTTGTGTGCCAGGACCTTCCCCCTGAGTTCTGTTGGCAGGTAAGGGGCaagtaaaaagaaagactttCTATTGCATTAGCTAAGATTTCCAGTACAATATGAAAAAGAGTGGTGAGAAGGAACACTTTTGCTTTGCTCCAATCTAGGGGGAAAGTGTGCATTAGCTTCTCATTATTAGGTGTGATTTACCTGGAGGGTTTTTTGAGTAAatgttccttctccaggtgatgaAGTTCTTCACTATTCCTGCtgagagttttatcataaatgggggTTGAACTTGGTCAAATGCTTTTGCCATTTCTATGGATATGATATGTGATTTCTCTTCAAATGGCTGTTGATGTGATAGATTATatgaatggatttttaaatgttgtaacAAGCTTGTATATCTGGGGTAAATCCCATGTGGTCATGTTGTACAATGTTCTTGACACAATGTTGGATTAAATTTGCTAAGATTTTGTTGAGTCTTTTTCATCTGTGTTCATGAAtttgttgttttccttccttGTAAGGTCTTttcttggttttggtatcagggtaatgtttCAACAAATGCCAATGAATTGAGATCATATTGAGTTTGGTCTCTGTCCACATGCAGCTAAGCTGGACATCAGTAATTTAAAAGCTAGAAAGTCTTCAAATGCTTGCAAATGAagcagttatatatgtatatacacacatacatatagacaGATACATGCATACGTGTTaggtagttgctcagttgtgtgtgactctttgtgaccccgtggactgccagcctgccaggctcctctgtccatgggaatctccaggcaagaatactgccatgggttgccatttccttctccaggggatcttccctatccagggatgcatagctacatatatatgtgtgtgttatatgtaCACTATCTgtgctatatattttatatttttttctttcacttaacatcatGTCGTGTTTGCCACATTTTTGCTCATGGATGTAGCCTGACtctcttgtcattttttttttcacacaaagCATGAAACTGCAGGGAAATCAAAATTATACAGATTCTAGTAAAAAGAGGACTGAGTGGGTAAGGGAAAGCATTTGGATTTCTGCCCCTTCCAAGCTTCTTCCACTGGCTGCTTCCAGTCTCCTCCTCAGTGTCTCAGGCCCTGTCCTCTACCAAGGCATCACAAAGGACCAAACATGCGTGTTACTCGGGTTCTTGCTCCTGTGAAAGGGAGACTTATCCCAGGGACGCGGCACAGACTCTCATGAGCTGTAATTTGCTGGCTTTCCCAAAGaaaacaggaattaaaaaaaaacttttagaaaatgtttatttttttgtgtttcttacatGTTTTGTTTACTGCTTTAAATGTAGCTTTCTAGAATTGTTGTGAGCATTTTCTGTagcattcaatatattttttaattttacggGGCCTCCCAgaggactcagtggtaaagaatccacctgccaatgctggagacccaggttccatccttgggtcgggaagatcccctggaggagaaaatggcaacccactccagtattcttgcctggagaatcccatggacagaggagcctggcaggctacagtcatagggtcgCACTGAGCCCGCTCGATTTagcgactaacaacaacaaattgggggtagagtgtaaaaaaaaaaaaaaaaaaaactggaatggGAGCGTCGACTGCATTGCTCTCCTTTTAAAACAGACTCtaactttgcttttcttcatttaagtCTTAACAGAAGAGTTTTTCATTAATTCAAATCGAGTGAGGTCACACTCCTGGAAGGAAGAAAGTGATTTCTTAAGTTTCGGGTAATGAGATTCTAGGTTCGAGCCCTATTCTGCTTGCGGTTGGGCGCTAGGGGTGGCGGTCAGATCTCCAGGGCTCGCGGTCTGGGTTGCACCAGCCCACGGCTTCCAGGCGGGAGGCGGGACCCGCCAAGGCTCCGGCGGACGTCTCGCGGCTCACACCCGGAGGAGGCGAGCAGCCCGCCCGCGCCGCCGCTGCCTCTCCCGCCGGCTCGCGAAGACGCAGACCCGGTCCCCGCATCGGCCGGGTGAGCCAGCTGCTGTTGTTGGGTGCGCTGTTCCCCGGGGCGCACGGAACCTCGTGGGACCCAAGCTGGCCGCTGCAGGACTCTCTGGGTTGACTCGGACCtccgggggcggggtgggagctCAGGTAGGGGAAGTGGGTTTGTGTTTCTCCTATAAAGGTAAGGACTCCTCTCTAGCACTTCCTTGATGTAGCCAACGAGTCAGAGGAAGATTTCAACAGGTGGCCGAGAGCGATCACGTGGGGCAGGTTGGGCGCCGGCCGCCCCCTCCCTTAGGAACTGCTCTTTTCCGCAGAGCTGCGCGTGGTCCACAAGCCTCAGTGGTGCCCTCCGTCCATTCCGCCTGGCAGCCCCGGAGTCCGCGGCGCTGCGGAGAGGGCGGCAGGAACGGGCCTCCCGTAGAAGGCCGGTGACTAGCTCGGAGCGCGGGTCGGGTCCCCGGGACCGCAGACCCCCGCGGGCCAACGGCGGAGAAGACCGAGTCTCTGTCCTCTCCAGGATGCACAACGCGTCGTACTGGGGGCCGGAGCGCGCCAACACGTCGTGCCCCGCGCCCGCACCCACGCTCGGCTGCCCCAACGCGTCCGGGCCggcgccgccgctgccgccgccgctggCCGTGGCCGTGCCCGTTGTGTACGCGGTGATCTGCGCAGTGGGACTGGCGGGCAACTCGGCGGTACTGTTCGTGCTGCTGCGGGCGCCGCGCAGGAAGACCGTCACCAACCTGTTCATCCTCAACCTGGCCGTGGCCGACGAGCTTTTCACGCTCGTGCTGCCTGTCAACATCGCCGACTTTCTGCTGAGGCGCTGGCCCTTCGGGGAGCTCCTATGCAAGCTCGTCGTGGCCGTCGATCAGTACAACACCTTCTCCAGCCTCTATTTCCTCACGGTCATGAGCGCCGACCGCTACCTGGTGGTGCTGGCCACCGCCGAGTCGCGCCGGGTGGCCGGCCGCACGTACGGCGCCGCGCGCGCGGTGAGCCTGGCCGTCTGGGGGGTCGCGACCCTGGTGGTGCTGCCCTTCGCGGTGTTCGCGCGGCTCGACGAGGAGCAGGGCCGGCGCCAGTGCGTGCTGGTCTTCCCGCAGCCCGAGGCCTTGTGGTGGCGCGCGAGCCGCCTGTACACGCTGGTGCTCGGCTTCGCCATCCCAGTGTCCACCATCTGCGTCCTCTACACCTCGCTGCTGTGCCGGCTGCGCGCCATACGCCTCGACAGCCACGCCAAGGCCCTGGACCGCGCCAAGAAGCGGGTGACCGTCCTGGTGGTGGCCATCCTGGCCGTGTGCCTCCTCTGCTGGACGCCCTACCACCTGAGCACCGTGGTGGCGCTCACCACCGACCTCCCGCAGACGCCGCTGGTCATCGCCGTGTCCTACTTCATCACCAGCCTGAGCTACGCCAACAGCTGCCTCAACCCTTTCCTCTACGCCTTCCTGGACGACAGCTTCCGCCGGAGCCTCCGCCAGCTGCTGGCGTGCCGCACCACCTCCTGAGCCCGATAACAAGGAGCCGGCGTTCGGGGTCGCTCAGGGTGGTTCCCGACCCGCGGCGCTCCCGAAACCCCTCCCCCAGCTTGTTAGAGATGCGGATTCTTGGGCCTGTCCCGGGACCTCCGACCTCGGAAGCTCTGTGGCTGCGCGCCCAATTTGAATTTGTCGAGGCCTCAGGGTGCTGCGGGAGCGCGCGGAGCTTGGGGACTGCTGCGGCTGACAGCGCACAGACGGCTGCCTAATGCCAAAGGGCACCGAGGCAACACCGAAGCAACCCCTGAGCTTGACacgggaggggaggaagggggttGTGATGCTGAGACCCACTTTCCGTTCCCCTCTAGCCTCCCGCCCCAGCCGAGCGCAGCCCCGATCTAGGAAGAGCCCTCGGCGCCGTCATGGGAGAGGCCCAAGTATGCTGCGGGCGCCCTGGCGTCTGCTCCACGCTCGGCTTCTCGAATTTCCAGCAGCGACCGTCTGCGCTGCTCCAGCTGCAGAGCAGCCTGGCACCGGCCCCTGGCGTTTTTCCGCGCGCTCTCGCCGCGGGGGAAGAGGGTCCGGGTGCGCGCGGGCGCTCCCACCTCGCCAAGCTGGAGAGAGGCTGAGGCCGCCCGGGAATTTGCGAGGGACACAGAGCAGCTCGGGTGACGGGGCAGGGGATgaatgtgtgcgtgcgtgtgcgtgtgcgtgtgtgtgtgtgtgcgcgcgcgcgcgcctaGCGGAAGCCGGGGCTTTGGGTGAAGGAGGATGGAAATGGACTGTGATGTCTACACAGCAGTTATTAATATAAAAGCGGTGATAAACCCTTCGTATCCCAGCCACTTCTCTCTTAGCCTTTCCACTTTGCCACTCCTATGGTCACCGCGGAGCCCCGCGCGCCAGGCTCGGGAAAGGCCAGGAGCCGAGTCCCTGGCAGGGTTGCGGCGCCCCCTGGTGGAGCCACTGCAGGCGCCGAGCATCCCAAACAGCGCTGTGTGGACAGGTGAGCGAGCGCACATGCGAAGCCGCACTTTTCCTTGGCTCGGTTACTCGTCATCGCTTCCCTCTGCAGAGGGATTCAGTCCCCCTACGCCCCTCTGCCCCCGACGACCTCTAGTACAGCTTGGAGCAGTTCGTTGCAATTCTTTGTGTGCATATTGCTTTTCGAGGTTGAGAACTCTATAAATTTGTGTGTACTAAAACGTGTACAAAAACGTGTACTAATCTCACAGGCTTTTGTGGACTTAATGAGGTCAAGAGGAGATGCACATCCATTCCAGCGTTCCCTTTCTCCTCATATGCTTCATCCTCTTCGCCTCAGAGAGAGCTGAAATGATGAGACCTTATAATAACCTCTCCTGGGTTCCTTTCCACAGGGCCCTGGGTGATGTCTGGTCCAAGCTGAGAAAGGAAACCAGACAGCACCCTATCTCGATTTTATCTTTACTTATAGGAGACACAAGTGAATTAATAGAGAGGACTGACATTAGCTTTGCCCAGCCATCTATAGTCTTCAGACCTGAGGGCAGAGCATTAACCAGACTCCAGTCATtaatgagtattttaaaagagtttttttttttttccccctttgggatGAATTCCAAACAGGaatgaaaatttctaaaaatatttgttttctactgTCAGGATTAGGTGTGATCTAACGTAGTGTTGCTGGTTTGGCAGGATTTGTTAACTTAGATTAATGGACATTAACCACTTTCTCTTacctttaaaatacttttaacaaaataaatgaaatggaaaatcagGGAgttcttcccccctccccccaccccggccttGTTTTCATGAATAAGAATTGCTTCCTTGGCTCTCAAAGCTATTAGGAACAACAGGGTGATTCATAGCTATCagtttagaaaatgtaaatttagAAACATACCTTGGGTGACAAATAATAGTATTAATAGCTTCAGAATATGGTTTTCTATTTCCAGTGCATTTTGATGGCATTTGAACAGTGCTCTGCTGGTGGGTTTCAGAGCCCTCTTCAAATTCATTTTAGTATCTTTCAAATTTCTTGGAAACATTCTATTTACTTTCTTCGTGACTcacaaaattattttgtgaatCCTGAGTAGtttttcaacattaaaaatgtaaatgtagaGTAACTGCTCATCCTTTGAGGTGATGGACAAAAAGCAAAGTGGATATTCTGCCACAAACCCAGATTTGAAGCTTCGTCTGTCTTCGTAAAGTGAGTGACTGTATTTTGACATCCTCAGGATACACATCGGGGCAGAGCCCAGTGACCCGCCTATCGacggcaccccccacccccaacacggATCAGCCTGGCTGTCTTTGAATCTACAAGATCACTGGAAAAAACAGGACTGACATGGCTGTGTTGTCCATGCAGCCAGGCGTGGACTGGCATCCTTGTATGTGTGTGGGATTAAATGGGAGCCAGTACTTGTTCCCTCCTGGCTTTCTACATCGTTGGATAAACTGTTGTATCATTGTTTCTAGGTTGTTGCCTTCGTAATAGCATGTAGAACTCCGGACTATAAGTCTCAGGCTACCTTCTTATGACTTAGGTACCAAGCAAAATAACCATGCCAGTAGCCCTAGCATAGTAGAATTTACTCACCTCATTGCATTGCAGAGGTTTTAACTCTGTGTTGAATTTTTGCAGTCTTCCTGTAAACTGTGTTGTTTGGTTCTAccacttctgttattttaaaatgtctact comes from the Bos indicus isolate NIAB-ARS_2022 breed Sahiwal x Tharparkar chromosome 14, NIAB-ARS_B.indTharparkar_mat_pri_1.0, whole genome shotgun sequence genome and includes:
- the NPBWR1 gene encoding neuropeptides B/W receptor type 1; translated protein: MHNASYWGPERANTSCPAPAPTLGCPNASGPAPPLPPPLAVAVPVVYAVICAVGLAGNSAVLFVLLRAPRRKTVTNLFILNLAVADELFTLVLPVNIADFLLRRWPFGELLCKLVVAVDQYNTFSSLYFLTVMSADRYLVVLATAESRRVAGRTYGAARAVSLAVWGVATLVVLPFAVFARLDEEQGRRQCVLVFPQPEALWWRASRLYTLVLGFAIPVSTICVLYTSLLCRLRAIRLDSHAKALDRAKKRVTVLVVAILAVCLLCWTPYHLSTVVALTTDLPQTPLVIAVSYFITSLSYANSCLNPFLYAFLDDSFRRSLRQLLACRTTS